The genome window CAGACCGACGCCGATGCCGGGGCCGATGGCGGCGAGACCGTAGCCGATGGACGCGACGGAACCGTGAACACCGGCGGTGTCGGCGAGGAGAGCGGACATCTCAGCTAGTCCTTTACGGGGTAGAGATACCGGTGGTGGTTGGCCACCGGGGGTTCGTGGGCAGCCGGAGCTGCGGGGATCAGTGCGCCTCTTCGAGCGCGCCGGCGATGTAGCTGCTGGCCAGCGTCACGAAGATGTAGGCCTGCAGGAACTGCACCAGCAGCTCGAAGGCGGTCAGGCCGAGGGTCACCACGAAGGACGTGGTGCCGTACAGCGCACCGAGGCTCGGGCTCAGCAGGTACCAGGTCGCCACGGAGAACATCACGATCAGCAGGTGACCGGCGAACATGTTGGCGAAGGCACGGACCGCGAGCGTGAACGGCCGGACGAAGATGTTCGAGAAGAACTCGATCGGCACCAGGATGAACATGACCCAGCCGGGCACCCCGGACGGCCAGCAGAGGTTGCGCAGGCCGCCGACGAAGCCGTGCTTCTTGAAGGTCAGCGTCATGTAGGTGAGCCAGCAGACCAGCGCCAGGCCGGCAGGCCAGCCGATGGTCGCCATGACCGGGTACTGGGCGAGCGGGATCACGGACATCATGTTCATGATCCACACGAAGAAGAAGATCGAGACCATCATGGGCGTGTACTTCTCGCCCTTTTTGCCGATGTTCTCGAAGACGATCGCCCGCTTGACGAAGTCGTAGCCGATCTCGCCGACCAGCTGCAGCTTGCCGGGCACGATCTTCGGCTTGGCGAAGGCGGCCCAGAAGAAGACGATCACCAGCAGCGCGCAGATGAACGACAGCAGCATGGGCTTGTTGAAACCGAAGCTGCCGATCTTGAAGATCGGGTCGAACTGGAACTCGTTCAGGCCCGGCGCCGGGAAGCCGCAGCCGGAGAACAGGTGGCAGCCCCCGGAGGCAAGCTGCGTGAGCTGGCTAGCACTCACCACGGACTCCTTCGTCGTGACGCATGGTTACGGCAACCTCGGTGTGTCGGCGCGGCGCGGAGCCACGTAGCGGCACTGGAACTAGTTGGGTTTCTCGGGGACCCGGCGCGCCGCCACGTCGTGTCGGCGCGGGATCTGTCAAGACTGCGCGGGTTCGGGGGGCGATCCGTCCGGTCGGTGAGCACTCACCGTCCGGCGGGACCAGGCCGCTTCCCGTACTCCGTTGTTGCGACGGACGATAGCAGCCTGTCAGGAGCGCATAAACACCGCCCCCCTCGCGAGGGGGACAGCCAGGGCGACTCACTGTTGACGCCCCGGCTTCACCTGTTCGTCGGGCTTGTCGTCGTTCTGCACGTAGAACTGCTTGGCCTTCAGGTGGGTGCGCACCTGCCCGCCGCTCCAGATGAAGACGCAGCCGAGCAGGGTGAAGGCGAACACCTTGGTGTTGAAGAGCGAGGTGTCCTTGAAGACCGCGAGGACGATGCCGACGAGCAGGATCTGGGTCGTGTACACCAGCAGCGCGACAGCCATCATGAGCTGCGGGTTGTTCCTGGTCAGGCGGTCGAGCGCGATCTGACCGGAGGCGAAGAAGACCATCACCAGAGCGGCAGCGAAGGCGGCACCGATGGCCCCCTTGCTACCTGCCACCGCTGCGGCGATCGCGGTGGCGACAACGCCGGCGACCGCGGTGGGAATTGCGGCGCCGCGGATGGTCCGGGCGTCGTGGGACGGCATGTCGGCATCTCCGGCGGCATGTCGAGGACGGGGGAGCACGGGGAACGAGGGTAGGGCACCGGTGCGGGGACACCGGCCCGAGCGGGTTGGCCACGATACCGGCCGTCGCACGGGCCGGGCTCGTCGAACAAGACCCGATGGGGACGGAAGTCCTTCACCACTGGGTCTTTCGGCGTGCTCTCGGTACTCGTGAACGGTATCACAAACTATTTGATGAGAGCTTTACCATGAACGTGTGGTACCTGTCACACCGAAGGAGCAAGCGTGCCGCCGAACGGGTGAAGCAATCGGAGCAAGGGAGTTGACGCTCCCTCAGCACGTGCCGCGGGTCAGTTGCGGCGGTGCTCGCCGACGGCGTGCGCGCCGGTGCCCATCCGGTCCAGCAGCTCCTGGTCACCCGCCGACAGCTCGGCCATCGGGGCGTCCGCGGCGGCGCGCGCGGTGCGCAGCCGCACGGTCGGCTGCTCCTCCCCCGCCAGCACCGCG of Kitasatospora viridis contains these proteins:
- the atpB gene encoding F0F1 ATP synthase subunit A; amino-acid sequence: MSASQLTQLASGGCHLFSGCGFPAPGLNEFQFDPIFKIGSFGFNKPMLLSFICALLVIVFFWAAFAKPKIVPGKLQLVGEIGYDFVKRAIVFENIGKKGEKYTPMMVSIFFFVWIMNMMSVIPLAQYPVMATIGWPAGLALVCWLTYMTLTFKKHGFVGGLRNLCWPSGVPGWVMFILVPIEFFSNIFVRPFTLAVRAFANMFAGHLLIVMFSVATWYLLSPSLGALYGTTSFVVTLGLTAFELLVQFLQAYIFVTLASSYIAGALEEAH